The Vreelandella piezotolerans genomic interval ACGTAGCCGTGCCCGCAAACGTACACCGGGTTAACTGGCTGTGGGCCAACCCAGACGTGCTGGAAGCCGCTGGCGTAGAAATGCCCACCACCCTCGACGAGCTGTTTGCCGCCGGGGAAGCGATTCGTGAAGCAGGCTTTGTGCCGCTCGCCCACGGTGGCCAGTCCTGGCAGGACGCCACCGTGTTTGAAAGCGTGGTGTTAGGTAGTCAAGGCACCGAGTTCTATCAGCAGGCGCTGGTGGAGCTAGACCCAGAAGCCCTGGGAGGCGAGCAGATGGTCGCCGCACTGGAAGATTTCAAACGCCTGCGCGAGCTGATGGACGAAGGCATGCCGGGCCGCGATTGGAACATTGCCACCGCGATGGTGATCGAGGGCGTGGCTGGTTTCCAGTTGATGGGTGACTGGGCGAAGGGGGAGTTCACCGCTGCAGGCATGACCGCCGGTGAAGACTACCTGTGCACCGCCGCTCCGGGCACCGAAGACGCCTTTACCTTCAACATCGACAGCCTGGCGATGTTCCGCGTGTCCGATGATGCCGAGCGTGAAGCTCAGCACACGCTGGCGCGTTTGGTGCTTGAACCCACCTTCCAGGAAGCCTTCAACCTTGCCAAAGGCTCCATTCCCGCGCGCCCTGACCTGGATATGAGCGAGTTCGATAGCTGCGCCCAGCAGTCAATGGACGATTTCCAGAGCACTGCCGATGAAGGCGGATTAGTGCCCAGTATGGCTCACGGTATGGCCGTACGTGCCGACGTTCAGGGAGCCATCTTTGACGTCGTGACCAACTACTTCAACGACGCCGATATGCCCGCCGAAGAAGCGGCCCAGCGACTGGTCAGCGCCGCAGAAGCTGCCTCGTTCTAAGCGCGGCACCATTGGCAATAGCGCAAGTACGCGCTGAACGTACGCAACCAGCGCCGCCGCAACGGCGGCGCTAGCGGTTGACTGGCGAGGAATTCCCCATGAGCGAAACCCCAACGCACACCGCGTTGCGGCCAACGGCCTCTGGTCGGCTGCAGGCCTGGCTGCCAAGGCTAGTGCTGGCACCCTCGGTGGCGGTGTCTCTGTTTTTTGTTTACGGCTTTATGCTGTGGACCTTTGTCTTATCACTCACCAGCTCGCGTATGCTGCCCAGCTACGATTTTGTCGGGTTTGGCCAGTATGCGCGGCTGATGGCCAACGAGCGCTGGTGGGTGGCGTCTACCAATCTGATGATCTTTGGCACGCTGTTTATCGTGATCTGCTTAGTGCTGGGGGCACTGCTGGCAATGCTGTTGGATCAAAAGATTCGTCAGGAGGGCGCGCTACGCACGGTGTATCTCTACCCCATGGCGCTGTCGTTCATTGTTACGGGGGTCGTGTGGAAGTGGCTGCTGAACCCGCAGCTAGGCATTCAGGCCATGGTGCGCAGCTGGGGCTTCGAGTCGTTCGAGTTCGACTGGATCGTCGATCCGGATATGGCGATCTACACCTTGGTGATTGCCGCCGTTTGGCAGGCCTCTGGCTTCGTGATGGCGCTCTTTCTCGCCGGGCTGCGCGGTATCGACGATAGCATTATCAAAGCCGCCCAGCTCGATGGCGCGAGCCTGCCGCGCATTTACTGGCGGGTGGTCATGCCCTGCCTGCGCCCGGTGGTGTTCAGCGCGGTGATGATTCTGGCCCACATTGCCATCAAGAGTTTTGACTTGGTCGTCGCGCTCACCGGCGGCGGGCCGGGTTATGCAACGGACCTGCCGGCCACGTTCATGTATACCCATGCGTTCAACCGGGCGCAGATCGGGCTGGGGTCGGCCAGCGCCATGCTGATGCTCGGTGGGGTGTTGGCCATCCTGATTCCTTACCTCTACTCCGAATTAAGGAGCCGCAAACATGGCTAATGTGATTCGTCGCCAAACGCCTGCGGCCAAGTTATGGCGTGGCGTGCTGTACGCGGTCCTGGTCATCGCCGCGCTGTTCTACGTGCTGCCGTTGGTGGTCATGCTGATGACCTCCATTAAACCGTTGAGCGAAATCAGCGCCGGGTCGCTGCTGTCGTTACCGCAAAATCCGACGCTGGCCCCCTGGGCAAAAGCCTGGGGTGAAGCCTGCACCGGTATGCGCTGCGACGGCGTGGGTGGTTATTTTTGGAACTCCTTTGCCATCGTCATTCCTGCGGTGCTGATCTCCACCGCCGTGGGAGCGCTGAACGGCTATGCGCTGACAAAATGGCGCTTCAAAGGCTCCGAGCTGGTCTTCGCGCTGATGCTGTTCGGCTGCTTTATTCCGTTTCAGGTGGTGCTACTGCCCATGGCGCAAACCCTGGGCTGGCTGGGGCTCTCTAGCTCTCGAGCGGGGCTGATCCTGGTGCACGTAGTGTTTGGTATCGCCTTTACCACGCTGTTTTTCCGTAACTTCTACGTGGGGATTCCTAACGAGTTGGTCTCGGCGGCCAAGCTGGACGGAGCCGGGTTCTTCCGTATTTTCTGGCGCATCCTGCTGCCAGTGTCGGCGCCCATTATCGTGGTGTCGGTGATTTGGCAATTCACCCAGATCTGGAACGACTTCCTATTCGGCGTGGCGTTCTCGGCACACGACACCCAGCCGGTTACCGTGGCGCTCAATAATCTGGTGAACACCTCCACCGGCGTGCGCGAATACAACGTCGATATGGCCGCCGCCATGATTGCCGCACTGCCCACCCTGGTGGTGTACGTGCTGGCGGGTAAATACTTCGTACGCGGGCTCACGGCAGGCTCAGTTAAGGGCTAATAACAACTAGGTGCATGGCAGTCGCAGGTAGAGGTCAGCATCACCCCGTAGCGGGGGTCTTTCGCCAGGACGGCGAAAGTAGCGCCCAGGGAAGGGTTTACAGCGCCCCCGCCAAGGGGTGATCTGACCGGTGCCAATGCGCTTCTTGCCAGCCCCCTTAGAACAGGATTTTGATCATGGCAGCGTTAGAGATTCACAACGTACGCAAAGAGTTTGGCAGCGAGCGGGTGCTGAAAGATGTCAGCATCTCCATAGATTCCGGCGAGTTTTTGATTCTGGTGGGGCCATCCGGCTGTGGGAAATCCACGCTGATGAATGCCATCGCCGGGCTTGAGCCGGTCACCAGCGGCAATATCTATATCGACGGTGAGGACGTCACTTGGCGCACCCCCGCCGAGCGCGATATTGCCATGGTGTTCCAATCCTACGCCCTGTACCCCAGCATGACCGTGCGCCAAAACATCAGCTTTGGTTTAGAGATGCGCAAAGTGCCCAAGGCCGAGCGGGAAGCCGCCGTGGAGCGGGTGGCCGATCTGCTGCAAATCTCCCACCTGCTAGAGCGCAAGCCCGCCCAGCTCTCCGGCGGCCAGCGCCAGCGGGTGGCCATGGGGCGTGCCCTGGCGCGGGAGCCCAAAGTCTATCTTTTTGACGAGCCGCTCTCGAACCTGGACGCCAAGCTGCGCGTGGATATGCGCACCGAGATCAAAAAGCTTCACCAGCGCCTGGGCACCACTATCGTTTACGTTACCCACGATCAGGTAGAAGCCATGACCCTGGCAGACTGTATCGCGGTGATGCGTGACGGGCATATTCTGCAGTTGGGCAGCCCCGATGAGGTCTACAACAATCCGGTGGATATGTTCGTGGCGGGCTTTATGGGCTCGCCGTCGATGAACTTCATCCGCGCCACGCTAGAAGCCGACGGCGATGGCTATGCACTGCGCATTGCCACCCCCGACGAAGCCGACCTGCTGTTGCCCTGGCCAACGGCCCGACACACGGCAGGCTTGGTAGAGCAGCTCGACAAGCCGGTGATTCTGGGTCTACGGCCCGAGCACTTTAGCGAAGAGGACCTGCGCCTCAGCGAGCAAGCCGAAGGTACGCTGTTGGACGCCAAGGTGAGCGTGGTGGAACCGACCGGTGCCGATATTCTGCTGCGCCTGCCGCTGGGTGAGCAGGAGATTACCGCGCGGGTCGGGCCCAAATGTGAGGTATCACCCGGGGAGCGCTTGGCGCTGAGGGTCGATATGTCCCGAGCGGTGCTGTTCGATGCCGAAACCGAGCAGCGGCTGGCGTGAGCCGCTGGGTGAGTGGTATTAATCGCGGTGACGCGCGGCGGGGGCGGGCTCTTTGTCGAGCCGCTTGATCTGCCGCCAGAGGTCTTGGCGAAGGTCGGCTAATTTGGGCTGCTCCTCTGGCGTAAAGGCCACCGGGCGGCACAGCCGCTGGGCACGCAGCCCCAGGCGGGCGCTCAGCAACCCGGTCGCCAAGCCCTGGCCGGCTCGCGCCGAAAGGCGGCCTGCCAAGTCCAGCGAGAGCATGTCCATGCTGGCATCGGTGGCCAGTTCGCTGGCGCCTGCAAAGGCCATGTTGTGCAGCACGTGGCGAAATAGCCGCAGGCGGCTGGCGTAGCCAAGCTCCAGCCCGTACAGACGGCTCAGCCGATCCACCATGGCCAGGCTGCGCCACGCCACCAGCGTCATGTCCACCAGGGTCAGCGGGGAAACCGCCACCATGATGGCGGTTTCCCCCGACATCCGGGTAATCAACCGCTGAGCTTCCCGGTCACGGGGGGCCAGCAGGTGGTAGCGCAGCAGGGTTTGAATCTCTTCCCCGCTGTGGTGCGGCTGGCACGCCCGCTGGAAGGCCAGCCAGTGAGGATCATCGTTGCTCAGCGCGAGCTGCTGTTTCAATTGAACGGCCATCGCCTGGGCCTGCTGGCTGGAACGCTGGGGAAGCTCGGCTAGGTTGGCCCGTAACTGGTCGTGTCGCTTTAAGCGCCGCAAACGGCCCAGCTCCTTGAGAAGCGATACACCGCCCAAGCCAATCAGGCTAATCCCAAACAGCTGCCACGCCATCGTCATCCACTGGGACTGGGACAGCGCGTCAGGAATGCCGGTTGCCAGCTCTACCGTGCCGAGTGTGGCTCCGCCTGCCAAGGCGAACATCAGCCCCCAGCGGCGCTTGCGGGGCGCGCCTAGGGTCTCTTCCGGCAGTGCTTTGAGTTCGGCTTGGGTCGCTAGCGGCTGGTGCGATTCAGTCGCCGAAAAGCGTTCGTGCTGGCGCAGGGTTTCCGGGGTAGGTTCGGGCGGCGCTTCGGTGTGGAAGTCGCGGCGGGGCTGAGGGTTGCTCATGTCAGTTTGTCTCCAATCAGCCAGTCAATCGCGGCGTCCATACGGATGTGGGGCAGTGCCTCGCTATCGGCGGGCATCGGGCGGAAGCTGGGGAAATCAAACCCTTGCTGCTGCCAAAAATCGGCTTTGGGCAGGCGGCTGGGCACATCGCCGGGGTACACCAGCACGTCTTCGCCTTCTAACGTGGTGCCTTTCAGCGCTGGTGTTCGCTTGCCATCATGCAGCACTTCGCGGGCCTCGGTGGCGCGAATGGCCGCCAACGACAGCGCTTTCACCGGGATATCTGCAAAGCGTAAGTCTTTCAATGGCTCCGCCAGCAGCGCTTCTAACAGCTGCACCACTTGGGTGTGTTGGTCGGGTGTCACATGGTCCGCTTTGGTGGCGGCAATGGCGAGGCGGTCAATTTTGGGAGCGAACAGCCGGGTCAGCAGGCTGCGCTTGCCGTAATCAAAGCTCTTCATCAGCTGTTGCAGCGCGCGGGAAAGATCCTCGAAGCGCTCCGGCCCGGCATTGAGCGCGCCCAGCACGTCCACCAGCACAATCTGGCGGTCAAAGCGGCGGAAGTGGTCGCGGTAGAAGGGGCGAACCACCTGCTGCTGATAGTAGCGAAAACGCGCCGCCAGGGTGGCGTAGAGGCTCGACTCGGGCAGCGCGTCGAGGGTTTCTTTGGGAATATCTAATCCGGGCAACGGGAAGAACTGCAGCACCGGTGCGCCATCCAGCTCGCCGGGCAGCAAAAAACGCCCCGGCTGCAGGTTAGAAAAGCCCGCCTGCTTGGCGCGCCGTAGGCCCAATGCGTAGGCCTCGGCCAGCGTGGCGAGCTGCGCTTCATCGGCTTCCGCCGTGGGGTCTAGCTGCTCTGCTTCGGCCAACCATTCGCTAAACAGCGCTCGGCGATGGGGGCCTTCGTGCTGGGCTTGGCTCTGGCTCCAACTATAGAAGTCGTGCTGCAGCAGCGGTAAATCCAGCAGCCATTCGCCAGGGTAGTCGAACAGGTCCAGTGTCAGGTGAGCGATATCCGGCGTGAACCAGCCCTGTTGGGCAGGGCGGTAGCGCAGCTGCAAGCGAAGCTCGCTGATACCCCGAGTAGGCTCTGGCCAGCGCGGCGGTGTGTCTCTCAGCGAGGCCATGCCGGGGTCGTAAGGGAAACGCGGCACCCCTAGGTCAGGCTGATTCAAACGCTGCGCGCCTAGCAATCGCCCTTCGCGGGCAACCGATAACAGGTCTAATCGTGCTTCTACGCCTGCATGGCGCAGTTGGTTCACTAGCGAGGTCAAAAAGGCTGTTTTTCCTGCTTGCGACAGACCCGTCACCGCCAGACGCAGCTGCCGGTCTCGGCTTCGCTCTAATAGGTTGCTCAATTCGCGGCTCAGCGGCTGGCGCATCCTGTCGCTTCCTTGGTTGGGTAGGGCGTTCGAATGAGATGAGCGCGCTAGCGCTGCCACATCAAGACCAGCTGAGAGAGCATGGGCAGGGTCGCAATGATGAAGCCAACGACCGCAAGGCTATAGCCGGGCCAGCGGCGCTGCATTTTTTGCGCAAGGGTCAAACCCACCAAGCACACCACCATGCCGATTAGGTTAAAGGCCAGCGTGGCGGCCTCCAGCCATTGCTGCGGATCCATCGTCTCTCCTTGGGGATATTGGTGGCATGATCATAGCAAAGCCTCGATGAACCGATCATTAACCGCGGCTTATTGTCGTCCCTAGCAAGTGCTGTGCTCCGGGAACCAGCCAAACGGGATCAAGGCGAGTATTGGCGGCTTCGACGCATACAAAGTGCTTGGCGGCGTCAGCGGGGGTATCGTTGGGCAGTTCGCTATCCGGGTGCCAGATCACCGTAGAGTCGCTGGACTGTTTGCCGATGCGCAGCGTGCGCTGACCGTCGTCGAGCAGCACGGCTTCGTTGGTGTGATAAATACGGTCGACCGGTCCACGAATCGCCAGCGTGCCCTGCTGCTCAGACTCGGCAAAGTCGCGCAGCTTGTCCAGGTAGCGCGCCCCCGCCAGGCCCTCTAAACGGCACTGATGGGCGTCATGGACAGCCAAGTAGCTGTGCAGCGCACCGCTGGTCTTGATCGGGGCATCGCCGATGTTTTCGCTGATGATCTCGACGTTGAGCCGCTGGGCGTTGGCTTGAATCACCACGCGCGCGGTGAGCTGGCTATGCAGACGCTCTTCTGGCGAGAGGTGGACCTCGATGCCTTCGGCGTGGTCGTCAACGGCGTCCAGGCGCCACATGGCGTGACGGGCAAGCCCATGAAAGGGGCCGTTACGCTCGGGGCTTTCGTCAGCGTAGCGCTCGTCGGCGAACCAAGGCCAGCAGAGCGGGATGCCGCCACGGATCGCGCCGGGCAGCGCTTGGGGCGTTGGCGTTACCCATAGCCAGCCAGTGTCGCCTGTCGGCTGAAAGTGCAGCACCTGTGCGCCTTGCAGGCTAATGACCATTTCCCCCCAGGCCATGTTGAAGAGCGTAACGTCACGGCCTTCCCAGGTGACGCGTTGATGACCATCAACATGACTAAGTAGCTGTTTAAGGGAGTCGGGAATCATAGGGGAATCCTTGTGGGCAAAGGCAACAAATAGGCAGAACAGTAGCGCCGTGTGCTATGGTAGGACAAGCATAGATGGAAGGTAAAACCCCAAGCTGAGTGAAACCAAGGAGGTAGTATGGGCTTTATTGCGTGGTTAATCATTGGTGGTTTAGCTGGCTGGATCGCCGGCAACATCATGCGTGGCGGCGGCTTTGGCGTGCTCGGTAACATTGGCGTCGGCGTGGTCGGTGCGCTCGTCGGTGGTTTCCTATTCAGCCTGCTGGGGCTGCAGGCGGGCGGCTTCATCGGCTCGCTCGTCACGGCGACCGTGGGGGCCGTGGTCTTGTTATGGGTCATTAGTAAAGTTAAAAGCGCCTAGCGTTTCTCACGCTAAGTGGTATCTGCTGCCCGGCCTTTGTGCCGGGCAGCGCTGTTTTGTGCGGCGGCTATCGGTCTTGGCAGCAGATTCCGTTACACTATTCGGCTTTTAGCAGCCGCGACTGGCTGCTCCGATGGGTGATGGCTTTCATGGATCGCTTTCTGTTTCTTCGAGGTGTCTTTTGGTCGACGCACTAACTACCTGGTGGGCTCAACAGCTGGTGCTGTGTGACTGGGCTTTTACGCCGCATCCACTGGCGGTGGATGCGGTTGCAGCGGAGCAGCGCCTGCTGGAACTGGGTATGACAGATCGTGGCGCGTTGGCAGACCAGCTATTTTTTGCCCTTGGTGCGCCATCGGGGGGTGCCGACCAACTGCTGGGCGCGCTGGAGTGGTCAGCCCTGGCGGGAGCAGCAGGCTGGTTGAGTCAGGCGCAGGCGGCGAACTGGGCGCACCACCTAATACGACGCATCACCGCCGACTACGGCGATCAGCGAGCGTGGCTGGCCGACCTGCGCCGCGCCTTAGGTGCTAAAGGCTGGGAAACCGGTGCCGATGACCGTTTTATCGATGCCTGCCAAGCGTTGTCGGATCTAGAGAGTGAAGGTGAAGGTGTTACCTGGCAGGCGCTGGATGCCGCGCTCGCCGAGCGTGGCGCCCCAGCATCGTTGTGGCCTCAGTCTGCTGCAGCCCAGCCCTGGCGGTTGGGCGCACTGTTCCGCCCGCTGGTGTGCTATCCAGCCAGCACCGCCGATTGGCCCGACGCCACGCAGTGGTTGGCGCGTGTTTGGCAGATTCACGACCGTGAGCAGTTACTGGAAGTGATGCTTTGGCTCAGTGCCCAGGGCGAGCGCCAGCGCTGGGATATCGAAGCCCGCGAACTGCTAACCATGGATCATGCTCAGCGCCAAGAGTGGCAACGGGGCGCGGTGAACGATGCGCCTTACGCGCCGGTGCTCACCACGTTCGTCAATCAGGGCGAGCCGCTGGAGTGGGCTGCCTGGGATTGGCTGCGATTGGTGGAGCTTGCCTGGGCCGGTGCCTGCTGCGGCTGGCTAAGCCAGGTGGAAGCGGACGACCTGGCGGCCCACGCGGCTGATCTCGTCGGGCGCCGTTACCACGACTGGCATGCTGTACTGAAAGCCTACCTTCGCGGGCAAAGCCTCTTCGAGGGCGTCGATCGCCGGGGGATGACGCCTAGCGCGCGTCATAAGCTGCTCATGCACGCGCCCCACAGCCCTTGGAAACACTCGCTGGGGGCGTTACTGGACGAGCCGACCCGTGATGCCTCGCGGGCGCGCATCAAAGCATGGCGTCATACGCCGCACCATTGGCTGCTCGCGTTGGCGGGCGTCCGCGAGCCGGACGTCATGTTGCGGCAACTCGATCCGTCAGCGCCGATCGCCGAACAGCGCAGGGCAGATGCCGCCGTTTACCTTCAAGACTCTCTGGGGCTGCATGCCGATGAGGGCCACCAAGTGCTGGCGCGCTACTGGCTACCTGCCCAGGCGCACCATCTTAACCAGCTGGCTGCGGATGCCGCCCATGGCGTATTGCCACCGTCGCAGACGCGCTTTGGTCAGCCGACCCCCGATGAGCTCAAACAGCGCAACGCGGTAAAAGGCGTGAGCCGCCACGCCGCGACGATTCACATGGCGGAGAAATTTGCCTTCTATCTGCATATGGCTTTCGACAGTGGTCTGTTCGAGCGCGAACCGCTCATGCAACACGCTAGCGCCTTACGTAGCTGCTTGTGTCGCTTTTATGCGTCGCCCAAGCGTCTGCTAGAGGCGTGGTTTGCCTGGGAGAGTTGCCTGCCAGAGCCCGAGCATGATTCGCTGATCAATGAAATCGCATGGCATTTGGAAGATCCTGGCAGCCTGTTCCACTGGCTAGATTGGCGCCCCGATGCTTGGTGCGAACCGGGTGAGAGACCTACATTGACCCACTTCACGGCGATGTCGCTGGTGGGGCCGCTGAACAGCGCGGTCTGGAGCGAGCCACAGTTGGAAAGTCCTCGTGAGTGCGCCGACATTCGCGAATGGGTAGAGAGCCACTATCACCTCTCTAGCGCCGACGACATGCAGGAGTTTTTGACCTTCATGTTGGAGGCGGGAGATCGGCAGGAGTACCAGATCAACTACGCGCCCTACACGCTGAACCCGGAGCGGTTGGCGGCTGAGATCGCCATATTGGAGTCCGGCGACTGCGGCGAAGAGGAGCGTCACCACTTGTTGCGCCTGCGCCGAGTGAGTACCAACGAAGATGGTTGTAATGACGTGGATATGGCCGCCTGGGACATTGCCCAGCTCGTCGATCTCGCCATTGCGGCACGTCAGCTAGGTTGGCTCGACAAGTCAGCGTTCGCGAACGTGCTCGACCGCGCCTATCAGTTGGCGGCGGATCATTACTCGGGTTGGCAGGAGTATGCGGCGGGCATGTACGCAGGGTTTTCGTTTTTCATGGGCGACACCCCGGAACGAGAGAGTTTCTTGGCCGGTTTTCGTCAAGCGCTGGTGGCTTGGTTATGCGGCGCGCCAGTGCTGGCCGGCCCCTGGGCGAGCCTGGATTTTCCAGGCAACAAGCCGCGCCATTTCGCGCCGCTGCATATCGATACGCTGCCGGGTGATCAACGAATCTTACATTAGGCTCGCCAAGCATAGGATAACTAGCTTATAGTCCAGGGTTTGTAAAAAATGAGTTTTCTCATGCTTGGGTCTTTTCCACTTTTTCTTCAGTCACGAGGTTAATCGCATGGTTGCGTCGCCACACCCCGCTGTGACCGCTGTCCGTGTTGTAAGTGTTTGTGTCGTCGTTGCTTTGTTAGCTGGTTGTGCGGGCTCCGCCTCACGCCAGGGTATGGAACCCCCCGAGGATTACTTCTCGATGTCGCTTCCCGGCATGCAGGGCGCCAATCCTCAAATGTCGCCCGTTGATCCCATCGATGCGCATCTTCGCAGTCTGCAGACACCCCCGCCAACAGTCGTGCGCCAAGCGCTTCTAGAGCAGCATCAGCGGTGGGCCGGAACGCCTTATCGGATTGGAGGAACGACGGATCGAGGGATCGATTGCTCTGCCCTGGTGAGAAACGTATTCCGCGATACCTTTGACGTCGAGTTACCCCGTTCCACCCAAGATCAAGTGCATGAGGGACGCCCGATCGACCGCCAAGAGCTACAGGCGGGCGATCTGGTCTTCTTCCGCCCACCGGGACGCTACAACCATGTGGGCATTTACGTCGGCAATGGCTACTTTCTCCATGCGTCCACCTCCAAAGGGGTGATCATCTCAAGCTTGGACAACAGCTATTGGCAGCGCTATTACTGGCAGTCGCGTCGGGCGCTAGAGCCGACCAATCTGGCTCAGCTCAGCAGCCGTTTCATGCCGTAAGTGTTCGCCGTGAGCGTCCGTTCACGTTGGAAAGGCCATGATTGAAGCAAAGACGCGCGCTTGGTGGCGCGCGACGGCGGCCCTCTGTTTAGGGTCGTTTTTGGTGTTCATCAACCTGTACGTACCGCAGCCGCTGCTGCCTGGACTCAAAGAGACCTATGGCGTGTCGACGCTAGGTGTCAGCCTGCTGATGTCGGTGTCGACACTCTCGCTGGCCTTGGCGCTGCTGGTGTTTGGGCCGCTCTCCGACGCGATTGGTCGGGAAGCCATCATGCGGTTTACGCTGCTCCTGGCCGGTGGCCTGTCGCTTGCCTTGGCCTTTGCGCCGTCCTTCGAAAGTTTGCTGTTGCTGCGCTTGCTGCAAGGCTTCGTGCTCGGAGGTTTGCCTGCGGTGGCCATTGCCTGGATGGGCGATGAGTTCGACAAGACGGCTCTGCTGAGCGCCGTCGGGCTCTATATCGGCGCCAATTCGTTGGGCGGTATCAGCGGACGTATCGTTGGCGGTGGTGCCGCCGCCATCGGCGGGCCAACGGCAGCGTTTATTGCAGTGGGAGCCATGACCCTGGTTGGCTGTGTGCTTTTCTGGCGGCTACTGCCCAACAGCCAAGCCTTCGTGCCCAAACGTTTTCATTTGCGTGACGCAGTGACAGACCTGCTGGGACATCTGCGCTCACCGGTGCTGCTCGCCGCCTACTGTCTAGGCGGCATCAACTTTCTGATTTTTATCAACCAATACAGCTATATCACTTTTCGTCTAGCGGATGCGCCTTATCAGTTGGCGACCAGCGGTCTAGGGCTGATTTTTCTTACCTATCTGGGCGGTACCTTTGGTTCGACGGTGTCCGGCAAGTTGGCGGGGCGTTTTTCACCTGCCATCTGTATTAGCGCAGGCATCGTGATTCTGATGCTGGGGACGGCTGTGACCTTGGCGGACTCGCTGGCACTGATCATATTGGGTTTGACCATTAACGCTTTTGGCTTTTTTATGGCGCATTCGCTGGCGTCTAGCTGGGTGGGGCGCTATGCCCAAGGAGCGCGGGGTAGCGCATCAGCGCTCTATCTCGTGTTTTACTATCTAGGTGCCAGCATTGGCGGTTTTTGGTTGGAGCCCTTTTGGCGCTGGTCGCAGTGGCAGGGCGTGGCGATCGGTTCGTGGCTGCTGCTTTGCGTGACGCTGTTCATTAGCGTGGGCCTATGGCGCTTCGAGCGCCGTACCAGCCGTTAATTGCCCACCCGCCAAATGCCACCGTTGATGGCACAGGCGCTTTAGCAGCGCCGTATCGTGGCTGATTACCAGCACGCCCAGGTTGTGGCGTTCCGCTTGGGCGCGCAGCGCCTGCCAAAGGGTTAATTGGGTGATGGGATCCAGCATGGTTGAGATTTCATCGGCCACCACGTAGCGCACGCCGGGGGCGAGTGCGCGAAGTACGCATACACGCTGTAGCTCTCCGCCAGAGAGGGCGCTGGGAAAACGCTTGAGCCAGTGCGGCTCAATACCAAACGCTTTCATCAGCGTATCGGGGGGTGTCCATGCCTCTCTCACTATCTTGCCTACCCGCCAGCGCGGGTTGACCGCCAGCTCAGGTGACTGCGGAAGCCACTGTACGGGGCTTAAACCTTGTGTCGGTAGCGGCGCGCCGTCAATGGTCACTTGGCCCTCGTGGGGGGCTAGCTGACCTGCCAGCAGTTTACCCAGGGTGGTTTTTCCTGCCCCAGAGTCGCCGCTGAGCCCGATCCATTCGCCAGGTGCAAGCCGAAGGGAAACTCCTTTCAGGAGCGGCAAGCCGGAAGGAAAGTGAAACGAGACACCATGGGCTTCAAGCAAGCGTTGGCTCCTGTCGCAAGGCGGTGACTGGCAGCGTGCTGAAAGCGTTATCCGGCAGCGCGTGCCAGAGGGCGCGTGCATAAGCGGTGGTTAACCGTTCCCCTTGGCCCTGAAACGCTTTGGCGGGGGCGGTCTCTAGGCCTTTGCCGTGTCGCATCACGGTGACGCGGTCGGCAATGGGCAGGGCATGGCGAAGGTCGTGGGTAATCAGCAATACTGCTTTGCCCTCGAGTGCCATGGCCTTTAGCGTTGCCAGTACGCGGTCGCGCTGTGTGGGGTCTAGACCCACGCTGGGCTCATCGGCAATCACTAGGTGCGCGTTGCCCACTTGGGCCATGGCGATGAGTAC includes:
- a CDS encoding ABC transporter substrate-binding protein, with the protein product MRHLLPVFKKSALALALAAGTALASTAQANEVEVLHWWTSGGEARAANVLKELLEAEGYGWQDFAVAGGGGETAMTVLKSRAMSGNPPSAAQIKGPEIQEWGELGLLGDLNEVADAEGWNDLLPEIVADIMRYDGQYVAVPANVHRVNWLWANPDVLEAAGVEMPTTLDELFAAGEAIREAGFVPLAHGGQSWQDATVFESVVLGSQGTEFYQQALVELDPEALGGEQMVAALEDFKRLRELMDEGMPGRDWNIATAMVIEGVAGFQLMGDWAKGEFTAAGMTAGEDYLCTAAPGTEDAFTFNIDSLAMFRVSDDAEREAQHTLARLVLEPTFQEAFNLAKGSIPARPDLDMSEFDSCAQQSMDDFQSTADEGGLVPSMAHGMAVRADVQGAIFDVVTNYFNDADMPAEEAAQRLVSAAEAASF
- a CDS encoding carbohydrate ABC transporter permease; this translates as MSETPTHTALRPTASGRLQAWLPRLVLAPSVAVSLFFVYGFMLWTFVLSLTSSRMLPSYDFVGFGQYARLMANERWWVASTNLMIFGTLFIVICLVLGALLAMLLDQKIRQEGALRTVYLYPMALSFIVTGVVWKWLLNPQLGIQAMVRSWGFESFEFDWIVDPDMAIYTLVIAAVWQASGFVMALFLAGLRGIDDSIIKAAQLDGASLPRIYWRVVMPCLRPVVFSAVMILAHIAIKSFDLVVALTGGGPGYATDLPATFMYTHAFNRAQIGLGSASAMLMLGGVLAILIPYLYSELRSRKHG
- a CDS encoding carbohydrate ABC transporter permease; protein product: MANVIRRQTPAAKLWRGVLYAVLVIAALFYVLPLVVMLMTSIKPLSEISAGSLLSLPQNPTLAPWAKAWGEACTGMRCDGVGGYFWNSFAIVIPAVLISTAVGALNGYALTKWRFKGSELVFALMLFGCFIPFQVVLLPMAQTLGWLGLSSSRAGLILVHVVFGIAFTTLFFRNFYVGIPNELVSAAKLDGAGFFRIFWRILLPVSAPIIVVSVIWQFTQIWNDFLFGVAFSAHDTQPVTVALNNLVNTSTGVREYNVDMAAAMIAALPTLVVYVLAGKYFVRGLTAGSVKG
- a CDS encoding ABC transporter ATP-binding protein gives rise to the protein MAALEIHNVRKEFGSERVLKDVSISIDSGEFLILVGPSGCGKSTLMNAIAGLEPVTSGNIYIDGEDVTWRTPAERDIAMVFQSYALYPSMTVRQNISFGLEMRKVPKAEREAAVERVADLLQISHLLERKPAQLSGGQRQRVAMGRALAREPKVYLFDEPLSNLDAKLRVDMRTEIKKLHQRLGTTIVYVTHDQVEAMTLADCIAVMRDGHILQLGSPDEVYNNPVDMFVAGFMGSPSMNFIRATLEADGDGYALRIATPDEADLLLPWPTARHTAGLVEQLDKPVILGLRPEHFSEEDLRLSEQAEGTLLDAKVSVVEPTGADILLRLPLGEQEITARVGPKCEVSPGERLALRVDMSRAVLFDAETEQRLA
- a CDS encoding YcjF family protein — translated: MSNPQPRRDFHTEAPPEPTPETLRQHERFSATESHQPLATQAELKALPEETLGAPRKRRWGLMFALAGGATLGTVELATGIPDALSQSQWMTMAWQLFGISLIGLGGVSLLKELGRLRRLKRHDQLRANLAELPQRSSQQAQAMAVQLKQQLALSNDDPHWLAFQRACQPHHSGEEIQTLLRYHLLAPRDREAQRLITRMSGETAIMVAVSPLTLVDMTLVAWRSLAMVDRLSRLYGLELGYASRLRLFRHVLHNMAFAGASELATDASMDMLSLDLAGRLSARAGQGLATGLLSARLGLRAQRLCRPVAFTPEEQPKLADLRQDLWRQIKRLDKEPAPAARHRD
- a CDS encoding YcjX family protein; its protein translation is MRQPLSRELSNLLERSRDRQLRLAVTGLSQAGKTAFLTSLVNQLRHAGVEARLDLLSVAREGRLLGAQRLNQPDLGVPRFPYDPGMASLRDTPPRWPEPTRGISELRLQLRYRPAQQGWFTPDIAHLTLDLFDYPGEWLLDLPLLQHDFYSWSQSQAQHEGPHRRALFSEWLAEAEQLDPTAEADEAQLATLAEAYALGLRRAKQAGFSNLQPGRFLLPGELDGAPVLQFFPLPGLDIPKETLDALPESSLYATLAARFRYYQQQVVRPFYRDHFRRFDRQIVLVDVLGALNAGPERFEDLSRALQQLMKSFDYGKRSLLTRLFAPKIDRLAIAATKADHVTPDQHTQVVQLLEALLAEPLKDLRFADIPVKALSLAAIRATEAREVLHDGKRTPALKGTTLEGEDVLVYPGDVPSRLPKADFWQQQGFDFPSFRPMPADSEALPHIRMDAAIDWLIGDKLT